From a single Metopolophium dirhodum isolate CAU chromosome 6, ASM1992520v1, whole genome shotgun sequence genomic region:
- the LOC132947202 gene encoding peroxiredoxin-5, mitochondrial isoform X1 produces MFCSIGALQKTVTAVPSAVLGTITNRLLSISPNSKMPVKVGDTVPSIDLFENTPATKVNISELCSGKTVILFAVPGAFTPGCSKTHLPGYVNTADDMKSKGVDEIVCVSVNDAFVMAAWAQDQKAEGKVRLLADPNAELTNAFDLAINLPPLGGTRSKRYSMLIKDGKVEQLNVEPDNTGLSCSLANKIVL; encoded by the exons ATGTTTTGTTCTATTGGGGCGTTACAGAAGACAGTGACTGCAGTCCCGTCCGCCGTACTCGGCACAATCACCAACCGTCTGTTAAGCATCAGCCCGAATTCCAAAATGCCCGTCAAA GTCGGAGATACCGTACCCAGCATAGATTTGTTCGAAAACACACCCGCCACAAAAGTTAACATTTCGGAACTGTGCAGTGGAAAAACTGTTATACTTTTCGCCGTTCCCGGAGCATTCACTCCAGGCTGCTCAAAG ACGCATTTGCCTGGCTATGTGAACACTGCTGATGACATGAAAAGTAAAGGTGTGGATGAGATTGTCTGTGTTTCCGTGAATGATGCGTTTGTCATGGCAGCTTGGGCTCAAGATCAAAAAGCAGAGGgcaaa gttcGATTATTAGCTGATCCCAATGCAGAACTCACAAATGCATTTGATTTGGCCATTAACTTGCCACCATTGGGCGGCACTCGTTCCAAGAGATACTCAATGTTAATCAAAGATGGTAAAGTGGAACAATTAAATGTTGAGCCAGATAACACTGGATTGTCTTGTTCTTTAgctaataaaattgttttgtaa
- the LOC132947203 gene encoding uncharacterized protein LOC132947203, whose product MAKNKSKKNANQTDTDAIKKKKLTSRKRKALQKIIEKKQKSQKRSKMLNELKSLELSAPSLSLMTSISQTQTSGLRNALKEKKKCRTPKQSIEENGSSDEMTVDEDVGSELDEDEIV is encoded by the exons atggcG aaaaataagtcTAAAAAAAATGCCAACCAAACAGATACAGAtgctataaagaaaaaaaaattgacaagtAGAAAAAGAAAAGCActtcaaaaaattatagaaaaaaaacaaaagagccaaaag aggtctaaaatgttaaatgaattGAAGAGTCTTGAACTTTCAGCACCTTCATTGTCTTTGATGACATCTATAAGTCAAACACAAACGAGTGGATTGAGAAATGCATTAAAAGAAAaa AAAAAATGTCGAACACCTAAGCAGTCTATTGAAGAAAATGGGAGCTCAGATGAAATGACTGTTGATGAAGATGTTGGTTCTGAACTGGACGAAgatgaaattgtataa
- the LOC132947202 gene encoding peroxiredoxin-5, mitochondrial isoform X2 — translation MPVKVGDTVPSIDLFENTPATKVNISELCSGKTVILFAVPGAFTPGCSKTHLPGYVNTADDMKSKGVDEIVCVSVNDAFVMAAWAQDQKAEGKVRLLADPNAELTNAFDLAINLPPLGGTRSKRYSMLIKDGKVEQLNVEPDNTGLSCSLANKIVL, via the exons ATGCCCGTCAAA GTCGGAGATACCGTACCCAGCATAGATTTGTTCGAAAACACACCCGCCACAAAAGTTAACATTTCGGAACTGTGCAGTGGAAAAACTGTTATACTTTTCGCCGTTCCCGGAGCATTCACTCCAGGCTGCTCAAAG ACGCATTTGCCTGGCTATGTGAACACTGCTGATGACATGAAAAGTAAAGGTGTGGATGAGATTGTCTGTGTTTCCGTGAATGATGCGTTTGTCATGGCAGCTTGGGCTCAAGATCAAAAAGCAGAGGgcaaa gttcGATTATTAGCTGATCCCAATGCAGAACTCACAAATGCATTTGATTTGGCCATTAACTTGCCACCATTGGGCGGCACTCGTTCCAAGAGATACTCAATGTTAATCAAAGATGGTAAAGTGGAACAATTAAATGTTGAGCCAGATAACACTGGATTGTCTTGTTCTTTAgctaataaaattgttttgtaa
- the LOC132947197 gene encoding probable ATP-dependent RNA helicase kurz produces MSGKTDSAAKKQPVPINRTPEIIESRSKLPIIGEEQVIMEAISENDVIIVVGETGSGKTTQVPQFLYEAGYSNGNKMIGVTEPRRIAAISVSQRVAEELNESTDIVSYLIRFEGNAGSNTKIKFMTDGVLLKEIQNDFLLNKYSAIILDEAHERRVFSDILIGILSRIVRLRQKRSSPLKLIIMSATLKVDDFSKNQKLFLQPPPIIELSSRQFPVTVHFNKRTPHDYLAEAYNKIYKIHSNLPAGAILVFLTGKLEVKQLVSKLRKAFPYRETDSKISSNTKCKQNIKKEIGKPLPDINLDDYDIEMHSEDELILSDNSSNDDDDEDEVPSKIMKFSSTPLWVLPLYSMLPAHKQSKIFEPPPSGCRMCVVSTNVAELSLTIPNVKYVVDCGKTKVREYDPLTSVSRFSVVWESKASANQRAGRAGRTSPGHCYRLFSSALFNDEFPEWNLPEIQTTPIDNVILQMKSMKIDKITSFPFPTPPDNQTILEAEKRLVTLGALEVDRNVAEINNITPLGKSMAAFPLSPHYAKMLCLSKDRSLLQYMLFIISAMSVQEYLPGDNVDAWKKTKLSWANKGEFLLLGDLMVILRSMGGASHAMKKSGLGGLQEYCTKTGLHQKSILEAWKLNNQLINQLNINVPSLKLNTDLDMTPPTPIQVKQIRQIVLAGMLDRVARRLTTNELNRNGIRPNKAAYYASNLTAIVYIHNSSVLKRSKPEWLVYQEIFEVQDKMYIKGLTAIEPEWLPVYANRLCKTLKVLDDPMPSYNEETGKMFCTVNATYGQAGWSLPQAEIEFPDIEQKYCWLAFFILSGKVFPQLEDFRQHLLSKPDLIVKPWLKFLKESFYLLTQTLNKNHDDSAKKIKEHWLKKPTYLLEEYLIWLPQAAHKEVKLIWPPS; encoded by the exons ATGAGTGGCAAAACAGATTCTGCTGCTAAAAAGCAGCCAGTACCAATCAATCGGACACCAGAAATTATTGAGTCTCGTTCAAAGTTACCGATTATTGGTGAAGAACAAGTCATTATGGAAGCAATCAGTGAAAATGATGTCATTATTGTTGTTGGTGAAACAGGAAGTGGAAAAACTACCCAAGTTCCTCAATTTTTATACGAAGCTGGCTATTCAAA tgggAATAAAATGATTGGTGTCACAGAACCTAGACGTATTGCTGCAATATCTGTATCTCAACGAGTAGCTGAAGAGTTAAATGaatcaactgatattgtatcatatttaaTACGTTTTGAAGGAAATGCAGgaagtaatacaaaaataaagtttatgaCTGATGGTGTATTGTTAAAAGAGATccaaaat gattttttactcaacaaatattCAGCAATTATATTAGATGAGGCTCACGAGAGACGAGTGTTTTCTGATATATTGATTGGTATCTTATCCCGTATTGTTCGCCTGCGTCAAAAAAGGTCTAGTCCATTGAAGTTAATCATTATGTCTGCTACACTTAAAGTTGAtgatttttctaaaaaccaAAAACTGTTTCTTCAACCACCTCCTATTATTGaa cTGAGTTCAAGACAGTTTCCAGTGACAGTTCATTTCAACAAGAGAACCCCACATGACTATTTAGCTGAAGCttataacaaaatttataaaatccatTCCAATTTACCAGCTGGTGCTATTTTAGTGTTCTTAACTG GCAAATTAGAAGTAAAACAATTGGTATCAAAGCTTCGTAAAGCATTTCCATATCGAGAAACAGATTCTAAAATAAGTTCAAATACcaaatgtaaacaaaatataaaaaaagaaattggaaAACCTTTGCCTGATATTAATTTAGATGATTATGATATTGAAATGCATTCAGAAGATGAGTTAATTCTTTCTGATAACTCAAGTAACGATGACGATGATGAAGATGAAGTTCCaagtaaaattatgaaatttagttCTACACCACTTTGGGTGCTTCCTCTCTATTCAATGTTACCTGCCCATAAACAATCAAAG atatttgaaCCTCCTCCTTCAGGTTGTCGCATGTGTGTTGTGAGTACAAACGTAGCAGAACTCTCTTTAACTATACCCAATGTTAAATATGTTGTTGACTGTGGAAAAACTAAAGTTCGAGAATATGATCCATTGACAAGTGTTTCGAGATTTTCAGTTGTTTGGGAAAGTAAAGCTTCAGCAAATCAAAGAGCTGGAAGAGCTGGAAGAACGTCTCCTGGACACTGTTATCG TTTATTTTCATCTGCTCTATTCAATGATGAGTTTCCAGAATGGAATTTACCAGAAATTCAAACCACTCCTattgataatgttattttacaaatgaaatcaatgaaaattgataaaattactaGTTTTCCATTTCCTACACCACCAGATAATCAGACCATTTTAGAAGCAGAAAAAAGATTAGTTACACTTGGTGCTTTAGAAGTAGACAGAAACGTTGCTG aaattaacaatattacaccTCTGGGAAAGAGTATGGCAGCTTTTCCATTATCGCCTCACTATGCCAAGATGCTGTGTTTGAGTAAAGACCGCAGTTTATTACAGTATATGTTGTTCATAATTTCTGCTATGTCTGTTCAAGAATATTTACCTGGTGACAATGTTGATGCTTGGAAAAAAACCAAACTTTCATGGGCAAACAAGGGCGAATTTTTACTCTTAG GTGATCTAATGGTAATACTACGATCTATGGGTGGTGCAAGCCATGCAATGAAAAAATCAGGTTTAGGAGGTTTGCAAGAATATTGCACCAAAACAGGGTTAcatcaaaaatcaattttggaaGCTTGGAAATTAaacaatcaattaattaatcaacTCAACATAAATGTGccatcattaaaattaaatactgatTTAGACATGACACCGCCCACACCGATACAA GTGAAACAAATACGACAAATTGTATTAGCTGGAATGTTGGATAGAGTTGCAAGGCGATTAACTACCAACGAATTAAATAGAAATGGCATAAGACCAAATAAAGCTGCTTACTACGCATCAAATTTAACAGCAATAGTGTACATACACAACAGTAGTGTATTAAAAAGAAGTAAACCAGAATGGTTAGTTTATCAAGAGATATTTGAAGTACaagacaaaatgtatattaaag gtCTCACTGCAATTGAACCAGAATGGTTACCTGTGTATGCTAATAGATTATGTAAAACATTAAAAGTATTGGACGATCCTATGCCTAGTTATAATGAAGAAACTGGGAAAATGTTCTGTACAGTTAATGCGACTTATG GTCAAGCTGGATGGTCATTACCACAAGCTGAAATTGAATTTCCTGACATTGAACAAAAATACTGTTggttagcattttttatactgaGTGGAAAAGTATTTCCACAGTTGGAAGATTTTAGACAACATTTGTTATCTAAACCTGATCTCATCGTAAAACCTTGgctaaaatt cttAAAAGAATCATTTTATTTGCTTACTCAAACATTGAACAAAAACCATGATGATTcggcaaaaaaaattaaagaacatTGGTTAAAAAAGCCAacat atttattggAAGAATATTTAATATGGTTACCACAAGCAGCACATaaagaagtaaaattaatatggcCACCATCATGA